The nucleotide sequence TTGGCTGCTGCTATTGGTCCATTCCTTTCTATCCCCAAGTCTGTAGGAGAGACCAATACCACTCCATTGAAAAACATCCACTGACTGTTCTGTAACCTATTTACCAAACCAGACACCCTGGTCGTTCCATAACTTTCACCGATCAAATATTTCGGAGAGGCCCATCTATTGTTTCTGCTCACAAAGGTCCTTACCCAATCTGCCAGATAGTTCACATCCGAATTCACACCAAAAAACTGTGCACGGTCAGCTTCTTTATCCGTGATTCTTGAATATCCTGTATTTACAGGATCTATATAAACGATATCTGCCACATCCAAAATGGAGTGTGGATTATCTTTCACTCCATAAGGCTGAACAGGATTTCCTTCTTCATCTATATTCAAAAGTACCGGACCGGTATAAGCAATGTGCATCCAGATAGAAGCAGAACCTGGACCACCATTAAAGGAAATCACAAGAGGCCTTTTGGTTTTATCTTGAATATCTGAGCGTTCATAATAAGTATAGAATAGATAGGCCACTTCCTTGCCATCTTTACCCCATACAGGCTGAGTTCCAACTGTGGCTGTATAGGGTACATTTTTCCCTTTAATATTCAATTGATGTTTGGAAATTGCTGAGGAATCAGAATTTAACAACTCCTGTGCCTTAAGGCTTCCCAACATACCTAGCAATGCTAAAATGAGCGTAATTGGTCTTTTCATAAAAACTAGTTGATTAAGTTCCGAAGATAAAAATTTATCATAGTCAATTAAAAAACAATCTAGGCGATGGTCAAAAAACACTTTTAGCGGACTTGTTCTTTTTATTAATTAATCATCATTTACATTTAGTGGCATTTTTATTGTAGCAGAGCGAATTATCATAAAAACACTTCTTTTAATTAAACCAACTCAATTATTTATTATGATTAGCTTTTTTACCCTAAAACGTCAAAACAGCCTTCTTATAGCTTGCTTGGGGATGATTTTCACCCTACTGTTTTCTTCTTGTATGGACGAAACCCCCATCAAGGAAGAAAATATAAATGTCCAACATTTCCCCATCGTTCAAAACAATGAAGCCGATAACCCTACCTTATGGTTAAGGGTCCAATTTAGCGATCAAATAGCCAAGGATGAATGGACAGCGATTCCCATGGATGCCATTATTGGCTTTGACTACGAATTGGGATATAATTATGAATTAAAAATACGAAAAGAAGAAGCTTTGAACTCCACCACGGGTTTACATTTCATCAAATACACCTTTATTTCGGAAAATGAAAAGACCCCTGTTGCCGCTGGCACAACCTTTGAACTCCCCTTAAAATCCACAGATTTCAACCCTTCCAACTTGGTACTTGGCAATGAGGAAGTAGGATATAATTTACTGGGAGAAATTGATATTGAATGCAGCACTTTATGTGATGACCTGAGTCTAGACTTAGAGACCAACGCAAATGTAAATGGTGTATTCCGACATATAGACGACAACACGATTAAACTGATCCAACTCAAATAAACTACTACCACAGTTTATTTCAATTCAAAGGCTGAGAAAATATTTTCAGCCTTTTTTAATTGCTCTCTAAGGTAATGAGCTAATTCCTCTCCTTCTTCCACTATTACCTCACCAGGTAAACCCAGAATAAACCTTGCAATACCTGGTAATTCTGGTATTTCAGATTCAAAATAATATTCATTCCTTTCTCTAATAAAAGTATATGGCTTAGCATCAGCATGTTCTTCCATAAGTAATTGGTAGGCTTTCTTTGAAAGTTTAAGTTTTACATGAAACCTGTCCTTACCCGTAAAACCAAACAATCCTTGCTCTAAAGACTCATGCAAAACCCCATAAACATGTTTTTTGGAGCTTACTTTTACCTCCGTTATTCTCTCTAGCTTAAAAAGCTTCATCTCCTTACTGGCAACTTCAAATGCATACACCGATTCAAAATTGCTGGTGAATGCTACCGGTTCCACCAACCTATCACTCACCGAATCACTACTAAGAGAATAATAATCCTTCAAAACTACTTGAAATTTATTCCTAATTGCTTCCCCCAGTTCGTCCACAAAAGTCCCTAAATGGGCATTGAATAACTGACTGACCCCTTGTTGAAAATCAGAACGGTAATGGACCTTCTGTAAGATCGAATCCTTCAGAAGATTCTTTTTGCCACTTTTGTTCAACAAATCAGCCATAAAGGCCGCTTCATCATCAGAAAAAGTTCCATAAAAACTATCCTCGTGCCGGTCAATCCTGTCTACAATCTTGAACTTACCAAATTCCTTTTCTACATGGAAGCCCAATTCCTCCAATAATCTAAAATACCGGTAAATGGTCCTTTTGTCCGTCCCCAAGGATTCTGCCAAACTACTCACTGGTTTCCCTATATTCGAGCGGAGTAAGTTGATCAATTTAAAAACCCTTAGTATTTTTTGTTGTTCAACACTTTTTGTTTTAGCCATGACAAGTTAAATTTCAGAAAGCAATTTACGTCCAAGATCTGAAACCCCTAAACATGAGACACTAATTGTCAACTTTTCACCAAGTTCCCTTTCTCAAAAAACGAGAATAAATAAGATTATGGAAAAAAGTGTAAAACTCCATCAGCCTAATGCCTACCTGATTACCGGTATTCTATTGCTAATAGGCTATTGGTTTTTTGCTTATGATGGTATCACCTTCAGTGATGATGTGGCCTATATAAAATATGGTCAAAATTTCTGGTTGGGCAAGGATGTCCTGACCGGAGAGCATTTCACATTTAGATGGGGAGCCTATATATTATCTGGCTTCTTTACCTTTCTTTTTGGCTTCAATGATAGAATAGCGTCATTGTCCAGTCTGGTCTATTATATCGGGGCATTGTGCCTTTTATGGACTGTCATGCCAAAGGCTTCATCCAAATTTTGGTTGGTATTATTCTTCATCCCCAATATTTACCTGTTGCATTTCTTACCCAAAGTGTACCCTGACTCCCCACTTATATTCTGGACAGCTTTAATTCCCTATGCAGCAAATGCCAGATTTAAGCGGCCTCTAGAATCTGGCTTACTCATGGCATTGGCTTTTTTTGTGGGTTTTTGTACAAAGGAAACCATCATATATTTGGCCCCATTTCCAGCGATGCTTTTGGTATTTGATTATATAAGGGACAACAGCAAAATCTTCTATATATATTTTTTCAGTTTTATCACCTTAATGGGCATACTATACTTAGGATATTTTGAATGGAAATATGATGATGCCTTATTTAGATTCCGTAGTATTCAGGAAGGTCACTATGTGTCTGCCTATAGCTATTTTGATAAAGGATGGCTGGAAATGTTGGAGCGGCTTACCTTTGTTCCCATCACTACTTTTGTGGAGCGCACCTATTGGATATGGATCGTTTTATCGATTCCCTCCATTATCAGGGCTTTTTTGACCCAAAGAGACCTTCCAATGATATTTTCTCTCTGTACCATCAGTATGATATTGGGCTTTTGGTTGATGAGCACCAGTTTCTCCTACTACAACCCCATCCACCTCAATCCCAGACACTTGATCATTCTTATCCCCTTACTCTCTGCCAATATTGCACTGGAAAACTACAGGTGGATGGATAACTTTTTTTGGAACAAGTTCTGCTCAATATGGATTGCGTTTGGAGGATTTATCGCTTTGTCATTAATGGAATGGAATATTGCGATCTATTATTTTCTTTTTGCAGCCTGTTTGGGCCTTCTAAACCCTAAATTTAGACTGGTAGGGATGGTGTTTTTGATGATTCTTCCTGTATTTATAGCAGTTAAAAATCAGACTGATCTGAAAAATTACCCTCACTTCAAAAATGCATTTATCCAAAACTTAAACAATAGCGACCGCAATTCTCCCCTACTTACCCATCAATTTATCTGTGACAGCCAAGAGGTTATTCTTGAGAATCTATCACCTGTAAGAAGGGCAATAAGTCTGGAGGAGTTTAAAGATTATCCCAACTTGGATCCTCCTCAAAATTTCACATTGTTCATATACAAATACAGTCAGCATGCTTATCCAAAGCATGCTTCACTGCTCCAAAATGTAAGGGAATTTGCAGAGAAAAATAATTACCTTCAGACGGAAAGCCGGGAGGATCAATGGCTTAAAATCATAAGATTCGAAAAAATCAATCCATTATCACCGCAGCCTAAAGGAGAATTTGCACTCAACATTGAATAATGCCTAATCATCCTAATTTTACCACCTCCACCTAGGCCTGACACACAGTCGATTAAGGCTAACAAAAACCTTAATGCTTAAGACATTATAACCGAAATAATACAAATATTAAATCAATATTCCTTTCTTCTCAAAATTTCAGACACCACGATGGCATCTTTAAGCGATTGTGGATCCTTTAACACTCTTCTGTACCGGTTATAACTTGCCGTTTCCTCTGCCACATCCTCCACTTCATTGAGAATCTTCTTATCGGAATCTATTTCCACCTGATCATCCAGTTTGACCAACCCCTTTCCCTTATATGCATGATCTGCCTGATAGGTCCCTTCGTAATATTTAATTTCAGATGATCTCTTGGTTGGTTTATCAACTACTTCAACATTAGGATAAACGGCTTCTTCAGGTTCTTCATCAAACAATTCTTCTTGCTCGGTTTCTTCAAAATTCCTTCCTTGCTGTTCCTGGCGAATTTCTCTCAATAGTTCCTCAAAAGACACAGGCTTCCTTCTAGGCTCATCATTTGATAGCTCCTCACCCATCTCATCAAGCTCCTGACCATTCTCCTTTTTCTTTTTGGTAAGCGCATTGACTATAAAAAATATTATCGAAATGACAATATAGATCCAAGTTCCATTATCCACTGTTTCGCTGTTTTTTGGTTAAAACTAAGGTAGGAAAAATATCTCAATGTTTTTCATTTGCCTCCAGGAAGGACAGCAAATCCGATCAAATCTTCATTTCTGAATAAAATTATTCTCTACATCCGCTATGGCATCAATATATTGTACGCTTCAAAACATCCTCTCAAGGACAGCACAGATCTCTCAGAAATGATTGATTAATCCTGCCTGCCGCCAACTAGAAACAGGGAGTCTCCGACACGGACTGGACAGGCTGTGGAAATCAGATGACTAATATGAAAACGGTCCAATATTAATGAATTTAACATTTTTAACGTCCCTCCTTTAACCCGTATTTATCCCCTAGTTAACCCGTGTTTATCCCGTGTTTTAACCGTATTTCTCTTATCAGAGGCATAGGCATGTCTTAGGCTCGTCCATACCTCATTTAGATGAAGCTACAGTTTCCCATTTGCTTATTAGCCCGATCTGATTAATTTTGTTTGTCTTAATCTATTTTATTTGAGCATACATGCAGCTAACCAAGCTTGAAATCAAAGGTTTTAAAAGTTTTGGGGACAAGGTCTCCATCCATTTTGACAAGGGCATTACAGGAATCGTAGGCCCGAATGGATGTGGAAAGTCCAATGTTGTGGATGCCATCCGCTGGGTACTGGGTGAGCAAAAAACCCGGGCACTGCGCTCTGATAAAATGGAGAATGTGATTTTCAATGGTACCAAAAACAGGAAACCTACCAATCTGGCTGAGGTATCCCTGACCTTTGAAAACACCAAAAACCTGCTCCCTACAGAATACACCCATGTCACCATCACCCGTCGCTACTACCGTTCTGGTGAAAGTGAATACCTACTCAATGGCATTGCCTGTCGTCTTAAGGACATCAATAACCTCTTTATGGACACGGGTATCCAATCCAACAGTTATGCTATCATCGAACTGAAAATGATTGATGAGTTGCTCAATGACAAGAACAACTCCCGTAGGGACCTCTTTGAGGAAGCTGCCGGTATTTCCAAGTTCAAGACCCGCAAGAAGGAAACACTTAAGAAGCTAGAAGATACTGATGCAGACCTTGACAGGGTGGAAGATCTCTTATATGAGATTGAGAAAAACCTCAAATCCCTGGAAAAACAGGCCAAGCAGGCTGCCAAATACTTTGAAATCAAAAAATCATATAAAATATCAAGCATTGCCCTAGCCAAGATCAGTGTAAAAACCCATACCGACAACCTGATTGGCGCCAATGAAAGGATCAATGCAGAAAATGATCGCAAACTACAGCTCAACAACCAGATAACGACCAAGGAAGCAGAACTGGAAAAATCCAAGTCTGATCAGATCCATAAAGAAAAGCTCCTCTCCTCCAGACAAAAAACACTCAACGAGCATGTCAACAAAATCAGACAGTTTGAGAGTGAGAAAAAAATCAAAAACGAACGCCTTCGATTCTTGGAAGATCGGTCAATGAAGCTCCGAGAGCAAATCGATCAGGACCGAAAATCCAATGACCGTGCGGGCTTTAGTATCCGTTCTCTTGAACAGGAAAAGGAAGTAGCCGAAAAATTATTGGCCGAAAAAGAGCTGACAGTAGAAAACCTAAAAGCAGAATACGAAGAACAAAAATCAGCCCATGCCATTCTTCAGGAAAGGCAAAAGGTGCTCAGCAAGGATTTCTCCTCTCGCAAGGATGCTATCTACCAACTCAGCAAAGAACTTGAGATCAAGCAAATTCAGCTTTCCTCCCTAAAGCAAGAATTGGAAAAAACTGCTTCAGACGATAATAGCCAAGAAGCAAACCTTGCTGAATTTGAAGAAAAAATGCTGGTCCTTAAAGATGAATTGGATGAAAAAACCGATCGCATCACCCAACTGAAAGCCAAGGAAGAGGACCAGAATCATAAAATAGAAGAATTAAATCATACCATAGAACTGATCAGGGAAGAGGTCACTCAGTTGGGGAGAAAATTGGATGCAAAATCCAATGAATTTAACCTGACAAAATCCTTGGTCGAAAACCTGGAGGGTTTCCCTGAAGCCATCAAGTTCCTGAAAAAGAATTCAGATTGGGGCAAGGACACTCCCCTGCTTTCGGATATTCTGACCACCAGCGAAAACTATCGTGTGGCCATTGAAAATTATCTTGAAAGCTATATGAACTATTATGTGGTGGACACAGAGGCCCAGGCCATTGCCGCAGTGAACCTGTTGAGTGATGCAGCAAGAGGAAAAGCCAACTTCTTTGTCCTAGAGCATTTTGAGCGTTTCAAGCCCTCTACCAATAAACTGTTTGCCAATGCTACGGCTGCCACGGAAATCATTGAATATGATGAAAAGTATGCTAGGCTAATCAGTTATATCTTGGACGATGTCTATATTGTTCAGGGTGAGATCAAAGACATTCCAGATGATAATGACACCATTTTCATCACGGAAAGCGGAAAATTCACCAAGCGCAAATTCAGCATTTCTGGTGGTTCAGTTGGGCTCTTCGAAGGTAAGCGAATCGGCCGAGCAAAGAACCTTGAAAAATTGGAAGTTGAGATCAAAGAGCTGAATAAAAAGGTCAGTGCTGCAAGGTCCAACTTGGACAAAAAAGTCAGTGACCTGATGAAACTGAAAGAAGTTTCCTATAAGAAGGATATCGAAGACCTTCAATCTGAAATTTCTGAGGTCAACCAGCAATATATCTCCATCAAAACCAAAAAGGAGCAGTTGGCAGAGATGCTATCCACCAATGCCAATAAACGGGAAGATATCCTTGAAAAGATTGACAGCTTAAGCGAAGAAGTCAATGAAATAGGTCCAAAGCTGGAAGAAGAGAAAAATGGTTTTGACGGCATGGAGGAAGAGATCGAAATCATCAATGAGCAATTGCTCACTGAAGAGGAAAGCTTGTCCGTCCGTTCCAGCAATTACAACCAAGAAAACATCCAATACCATCAGCACTTAAATAAAGTCAATAGCCTTGAGCAGGAAATTTCCTTTAAGAAAAGTGCTTTTGAAAACAGTAAGGAAAGGATAGAGAAATCCCAATCCGAACTGAGTACAATTGATCAAGAAATCAAGGGACTTCTGGACAATAATGAAATCAAGGATGATGAATTGATCGAGTTATATACTGAGAAAGAAGCCATTGAACTCGGTGTTACTGAAGCGGAAAAAGATTACTATGCTTCCAGGGGCAATATCGATGAAATGGAAAAAGGCATCCGTGAACTTTCCAAGCAAAAAGAAGGGATAGATGCCCTTATCATGGAATTGCAAAACACCCTTAACGAGATCAAGCTTAAGCTTTCCAGTATGAAGGAGAGACTAAGTGTGGAATTTGAGATTGACCTTGACAACCTTATTCAGGAAGATCCTGAGGTCGATCCTGAATACCAGGAAAAGGATGAAGAACAAATCCGAGAAGAAGTCCAGAAGGCCAAGCAAAGATTGGAAAAAATTGGTCCAATCAACCCAATGGCCATGGAAGCCTATGATGAGATTAAGGAACGCCATACTTTCATCTCCTCGCAGAAAGAAGACTTAGAAAAAGCCAAAAACTCCTTGATGGACACCATTAAGGAAATTGACACGGTGGCTAAGGAAACTTTTTTGTCTGCATTTGATCAAATCAAAACCAACTTTGTTAAGGTTTTCCGTTCTCTGTTCACAGCAGAGGACGACTGTGACCTAAAGTTGACCAACCCAGAGTCTCCATTGGACAGTACCATTGAGATCATGGCCAAGCCAAAGGGAAAGAGGCCATTGACCATCAACCAGCTTTCGGGTGGTGAGAAGACCTTGACGGCCACTTCCCTACTCTTCTCTATTTACCTATTGAAGCCAGCACCTTTCTGTATCTTTGATGAGGTGGATGCCCCACTGGACGATGCCAACATTGATAAGTTCAACCAGATCATCCAAAAGTTCTCCAATGAGTCTCAATTTATCATTGTGACCCATAATAAGCGCACCATGGCCAGTACCGATATTATCTACGGCATTACCATGATTGAAGCAGGTGTATCCAGGGTGGTACCGGTGGATTTAAGGGAATTGGAAGATATTATCGAGGATTAGCCTTCGGTAAACTTAGAAACCAGAGAAATTTAAAGATTGAAAAAAACATAATTGTAAAATTTATTATTTGATTAGTTTCAGGTTTAATCAATATAGATTGATTCATTTTTAAAATCATCATATATGGCTAAGAGAAAAGGAAAAGCTGAGTTTGCAAAATGGTTTGGTCCCACATTAGATGCCCTTAGATCTCTAGGATATTCTGGAAAGCCAAGAGAGGTAGTTGACAAAATTGCGTCCGATTTAAGCTTAAATGAAGACTTTTTAAATCAAACTTTAGATAAATCAGGCATTAATAAATTTTATAATCAAGTTGCTTGGGCAAGACAATACCTCATTTGGGAAGGGTATTTGGATTCTTCAATTCGAGGAACATGGAAACTAACAGATAAAGGTAAAGAAGCTCATTTAACTACAAATGATGCCTACGAAATCATCAAAAAGTGGGTAAATATCAACGCAAAGGCTCGCCAGAAAAAAAATGAAAAGGAAGTACTAAAGGAACAAGAAGAAGAAGTTCCAGAAACAGTTGAGTTAAAAGCTGAAACTAATTTATTAGAGGTGCTTCAATCATTATCTCCAAGTGGGTTTGAAAATGTCTGCAAAGAACTTTTGCGAGAACATGGTTTTGAAAATGTTCTAGTTACAGGACAATCTCATGATGGTGGAATAGATGGCTATGGTGTCCTTGAACTTAACCCTTTTGTCAGTTTTAAAGTCTTGTTCCAATGTAAAAGATATAAAGGAAGTGTTTCTAGAGCACAAGTTGGAGATTTCAGAAACGCAATGATTGGTCGTGCTGAAAAAGGCATTATCATGACAACAGGGTTTTTCACAAGAGAAGCTGAAAAAGAAGCATCAAGAGATGGAGCTCCTCCAGTCGAGTTAGTAGATGGCAAAAAGCTGGTAAAAATGTTTGAAAAAGTTGAACTGGGCCTAAAACCCAAAACTATTTATGAGGTTCAACTAGGCTATTTTGAAAAATTTATGAATTGATGAAAATCATCTCTTGGAATTGCAATGGAGCTTTTAGAAAGAAATTCCATTTACTCAATGAATTGCATGCTGACATTCTAATAATTCAAGAATGCGAAAACCCAAGCTCTACAAAAGACCAAAATTATCAGAATTGGGCAACTAATTATCTTTGGATTGGAGATAATAAAAATAAGGGATTGGGAGTTTTCGCTGATCCATCCATCAAACTTGAAAAATTGAACTGGTCTAACGCGTATCAAGACCATTCTGTCAAATATTTCCTTCCCTGCTCTATTAATGACCAATTCAATCTTTTAGGAGTATGGGCCCACCACAACAACTCTCCTAACTTTGGATATAATGGTCAACTCTGGAAATATTTGGAAATAAATATCCATGCCTTCACCAATATCATAATTGGAGGGGATTTAAACAGTAATCGCATTTGGGATCAATGGGACAGATGGTGGAACCACTCTGATATTGTAAACACACTTTCATTAAAAAATATTCTTAGTGTATATCATTCTTGGCATTATGAGGAACAAGGTAAGGAATCTATCCCAACTTTCTTCCTTCAAAGAAAGACTGAAAAGCCTTATCATATTGACTACTTTTTTGCATCAAAAAACTTACTTGATTCCGTTAAACATTTTGAAATATTAACAGATGATAAATGGTTAGTTGTAAGTGATCACCGACCTTTGCTAATGAAATTAAACTAACAAAGAAAAATAATCTTTAGATTAATTACTTCAATCTGTGTTAATCACCTTCATCTGTGGTCAAAAAGAAAAGTCAATTCCCCTCTCTCCCTGCCCTCTTAGTTTTCTGCGGTTTTCTCAATAACTAGAAAAGGTCACTAAAAAACCAACAAACCCTGCTCTCTCAGTATTTCCCAAACTTCGGATTCCACCAACTCTTCAAAATCGCCGGCATTGGCTTCATAATCTTCCCAAATTTCTTTAAGCATACGCAAAGGTTGGTCATAGGAAACCCTTCCCAGTAGACTGGCCACCCATTCTGCAAATTCCTCTGGCAACTCCATGGCAAAATCTTCTTGCTTACCCGAAAAGACCAATTCGACAAAACCTTGTTCTTCCGAATCCTGCACATCTGGCTGCGCCCCTATCCAAACAATTCTATGATGCTTTTTATAAACTAATGCAGCTTCTTCGGCTATTTGCTTATGAATATAGTTTCCGGCAATTGTAGTCTCAGGAACCTTGAAATCAAACCATTCTTTCAAAGGTATATCAAAACCTACTCCATGCATATAATTGAAAAGAGACTTTCTTAGACCTTCAGAAAAGGTTCCATGATCCACCCCAACTGGATCCTCATAATCCACTTCATTATTGGCAAAAGGTGCTAAAGCCAAATCAGTCCTATAAACGCCAAAAGCCTTTGGATCCAAGCCAACTGGGCTATGGGCGGTCATAGCAAAACGGTGCCAGAAACCTGATTGCAAAACACCTTCCTCAAAAAGCTGACGCACCATTTCCAAGGAATCTATGGTTTCCTGAGCAGTTTGGCTAGGATAACCATACATCAGGTAAGCATGAACCATAATGCCTGCCTGGGTTAAATGATGAGTCACCTGTGCAACTTGCGCCACAGTTACTCCCTTTTTGATCAATCCAAGCAATCGATCGGAAGCCACTTCCAATCCTCCTGAAATGGCAATACAGCCAGAAGCCCTCAACAATCGGCAAAGATCAGCGGTAAAATTACTTTCAAAACGGATATTGGTCCACCAAACGACCACAAGACCTCTTCTCAATATCTCAAGGGCCAAATCCCGCATCAAAGCTGGTGGGGCCGCTTCATCCACAAAGTGAAAACCATTGGTTCCTGTTTGGGCCATGATTTCTTCTATCCTATCACAAAGTATCGCTGCAGTAATGGGCTCATAACGTCCAATATAATCCAATGAGATATCACAGAAAGTACATTTCCCCCAATAACAGCCATGCGCCAGGGTCAACTTATTCCATCGGCCATCACTCCATAAGCGATGCATGGGATTGGCTACCTCAATCACCGAAAGATATTCACTCAAAGGCAAGTCACTATAATCGGGAGTCCCCACATCCCGCTGAGGTACATCTTTATCTGTAGCCCCATTGATCATTTTCACCTCTCCTTCCAAGCAAACAAATGTTCGCTTCAAAGCTTCCAAAGGCAGTTTCCCGTCCAAATGTTCCAACAACAAACGAACTGGCGCTTCTCCATCATCCAAGGTAATATAATCTACATAATTGAAAATCCGAGCATCTTTCAAACTTCTCAACTCTGTATTGGGATAGCCTCCGCCCATCCACACCTTAATACTAGGATGATTGGTCTTTAAATATTGCCCACACTTCAATGCACCATAAAGATTCCCTGGAAAAGGAACTGAGAAGGCTACCGATTCGGGCTGATATGCTTCTATTTTTTCCTCCAACAAATCCAACAACATGGTATCGATCAAACTCAATGGTTCCTGCAAGGCTTCCTCCATCTCATCAAAGCTGCCAGCTGACATACCCAAGCTCTCCGCATAGCGACTAAAACCGAAATGGGGATCTATGGCCTCAGTAATCAGATCTCCTAAATCCTCCAAATACAAGGTAGCTAGGTAACGGGATTTGTCCCTTAGGCCCATTGTCCCGAAGGCCCAGTCCACATCTCCCAACTGCTCAAATCGAGCTGCCTGGGGTAAAAAATTTCCCTCGGAAATATGATAGGCCAGTGTTGGATTCTTGTCCTGCAAAAAATCAATCACTGTATCTATCGTCTGCAAATAAGCAGCCTTCATCCTCAATATTCGATTTACATTGTCTGAATATTGAAACCCCTGTTCTTCCGCTAATTCAAAAACCTGCATGAGTCCTTCTTTTGAGAACAAGGCTAAAATCACATCTAAGCCCAAATCCGCCTGGTTTGAAGCAATATCCAAAGTATTGAGGTAGCCCTTAAGGTAAGCCGTAGCTGGATAAGGAGTATTCAGTTGGGTGAATGGAGGCGTGATGAAAAGAACTTTAGTTGCCAAAATATAAGGGATTGATTTGGGGCAAAATTATAAAGAAAGGTGGAATAATTCATGATTTGTGGCAAAACCAGGTGCCAGTAAACATAACTCCAGTCATTGGAAGTCCCATAAAAAAATCATTTTCCTATAACCTTTCTTCAAAACAGCTTGTCTAAGCTCTACCTTTCCAAACATTACAAATAATTTAACTTCTGCAAAATGAAAAAGATAAAAGTCTATTAACTTTTAAGGGACTAGTATTTTTTAAAAGATGCTATCAATGGATTCACTTGATTCTAAACTTCCATGTCCGCCTACAATATCCCCTTAGGTTTGGTTCTTTTTGTTTTGTTTGTGACCTTCGAGCTTATCAACTTGAGAGAGAGCCATAAAAAAACTTTAAAACTTTCCCTAATTGGCATTTTTATAATTGGCTTAGGCAAACAAAGTCTAAAAATACCCCACATGGGGTATTTTATGGGATTACAGCATTGTTTACCTTACAATCAAATTCAAATAAACCCAAAATGTACTTGATCTTATTTGAGGTGATAAATCTTGACAATGCTTAAATTTTAGTTAAAAATCACTTTTTATTCAGATTAAAGTCAGTAAAAATTATTTTAAAACTTATGAAAAAGCCCTTTATTTTTATCCTGAGTTTATTAATTCAACATTATAGTTTTTCTCAAAACTCACCCCAGGAACCAAATAATAATTTCGCCTTTAGAATATACAAGGCGACCAAACCAGATTCCAGCAACTATTTCATTTCCCCTTACAGTCTCAATTTGGCATTAGCTATGACCATGGAAGGGGCAGGATCATCCACCAAGCAGGAATTGGAAAGTTTATTATCTATCAATAATCTTGAAAAGGAGTCCAGTGAAAACTTTGGTTTAAATGGACCATCAAATAATGAAGCTCCCAAAATTCAACCTCAGCACATCAAAAATGATGATGGCAGCAATAACAACCAGCTCATCATAGCCAACTCCTTATGGATAAAAGACAATTTTGAGATAAATGCCCAATACAAAGATAAAATTCAGACAGACTA is from Echinicola marina and encodes:
- a CDS encoding helix-turn-helix transcriptional regulator, which translates into the protein MAKTKSVEQQKILRVFKLINLLRSNIGKPVSSLAESLGTDKRTIYRYFRLLEELGFHVEKEFGKFKIVDRIDRHEDSFYGTFSDDEAAFMADLLNKSGKKNLLKDSILQKVHYRSDFQQGVSQLFNAHLGTFVDELGEAIRNKFQVVLKDYYSLSSDSVSDRLVEPVAFTSNFESVYAFEVASKEMKLFKLERITEVKVSSKKHVYGVLHESLEQGLFGFTGKDRFHVKLKLSKKAYQLLMEEHADAKPYTFIRERNEYYFESEIPELPGIARFILGLPGEVIVEEGEELAHYLREQLKKAENIFSAFELK
- a CDS encoding DUF4377 domain-containing protein, which translates into the protein MIFTLLFSSCMDETPIKEENINVQHFPIVQNNEADNPTLWLRVQFSDQIAKDEWTAIPMDAIIGFDYELGYNYELKIRKEEALNSTTGLHFIKYTFISENEKTPVAAGTTFELPLKSTDFNPSNLVLGNEEVGYNLLGEIDIECSTLCDDLSLDLETNANVNGVFRHIDDNTIKLIQLK
- a CDS encoding ArnT family glycosyltransferase, yielding MEKSVKLHQPNAYLITGILLLIGYWFFAYDGITFSDDVAYIKYGQNFWLGKDVLTGEHFTFRWGAYILSGFFTFLFGFNDRIASLSSLVYYIGALCLLWTVMPKASSKFWLVLFFIPNIYLLHFLPKVYPDSPLIFWTALIPYAANARFKRPLESGLLMALAFFVGFCTKETIIYLAPFPAMLLVFDYIRDNSKIFYIYFFSFITLMGILYLGYFEWKYDDALFRFRSIQEGHYVSAYSYFDKGWLEMLERLTFVPITTFVERTYWIWIVLSIPSIIRAFLTQRDLPMIFSLCTISMILGFWLMSTSFSYYNPIHLNPRHLIILIPLLSANIALENYRWMDNFFWNKFCSIWIAFGGFIALSLMEWNIAIYYFLFAACLGLLNPKFRLVGMVFLMILPVFIAVKNQTDLKNYPHFKNAFIQNLNNSDRNSPLLTHQFICDSQEVILENLSPVRRAISLEEFKDYPNLDPPQNFTLFIYKYSQHAYPKHASLLQNVREFAEKNNYLQTESREDQWLKIIRFEKINPLSPQPKGEFALNIE